In a genomic window of Gossypium arboreum isolate Shixiya-1 chromosome 7, ASM2569848v2, whole genome shotgun sequence:
- the LOC108488561 gene encoding squamosa promoter-binding-like protein 13A codes for MNNPFAVNTFERDKQLDWNLSKSKGCMDWNLRGATTCNLPKIVEEPSFDTINGSSNGDFSVDLKLGPLNKWKQPPLSMESSSSSSSKRAGASNNNGSHQQVRCLVDGCNSELSKCKDYHRRNKVCQLHSKAAQVFINGKKQRFCQQCSRFHSLEEFDERKRSCRKRLEGHNRRRRKPQSVYPLSLMRPGTYFSDHQGTESFPLASLNVPTWPGVNTQEPIVKNDTLQNRTQPTCQSFITAPEGNGGSSSHNVPGDRLVPWIRDADYALSLLSCMRTQPTPGIGSSNLVQSHSFAFVHPSRLSLADPVVEPMASLAVANGRDDRVHCPEMVRMDCGECSKSQDPHTLPFYWH; via the exons ATGAATAACCCTTTCGCCGTGAATACTTTCGAAAGAGATAAACAATTGGATTGGAACTTGAGTAAGTCAAAGGGGTGTATGGATTGGAACTTGAGAGGTGCTACAACTTGCAATTTGCCTAAAATTGTTGAAGAACCAAGCTTTGATACAATCAATGGATCATCAAATGGGGATTTCTCAGTTGATTTGAAGCTTGGTCCATTGAATAAATGGAAGCAACCACCATTGTCAATGGagtcttcttcttcatcatcttCAAAGAGAGCTGGAGCAAGCAACAACAATGGAAGCCATCAACAAGTTCGGTGTCTTGTTGATGGGTGCAATTCAGAGCTTAGTAAATGCAAGGACTATCATAGACGCAATAAAGTGTGTCAACTCCATTCCAAGGCTGCTCAAGTTTTCATTAATGGCAAAAAGCAACGATTTTGTCAACAATGCAGTAG GTTTCACTCACTGGAGGAGTTTGATGAAAGAAAAAGAAGTTGCAGAAAACGTCTTGAGGGACACAACCGCAGGCGAAGGAAGCCTCAGTCGGTGTATCCCCTCTCTCTCATGCGTCCTGGAACCTACTTCTCTGATCACCAAG GTACTGAGTCGTTTCCATTGGCTAGTTTGAATGTACCTACTTGGCCTGGAGTTAACACGCAGGAACCCATAGTAAAAAACGACACTCTTCAGAATCGAACCCAACCCACCTGCCAGTCGTTCATTACCGCACCCGAAGGAAATGGGGGCAGCAGCAGTCACAATGTGCCGGGTGATAGGTTAGTACCTTGGATTCGAGATGCAGATTATGCTCTCTCTCTTCTGTCATGTATGCGGACACAACCTACGCCTGGGATCGGTTCGAGTAACCTCGTACAGTCTCACTCGTTCGCCTTTGTGCATCCCTCGAGACTGAGCCTCGCGGACCCCGTTGTCGAACCGATGGCATCACTTGCTGTTGCCAATGGCAGGGATGATAGGGTCCATTGTCCAGAAATGGTTCGCATGGATTGTGGTGAATGCTCTAAATCCCAAGACCCTCACACTCTTCCCTTTTATTGGCACTAG
- the LOC108468205 gene encoding gamma carbonic anhydrase-like 1, mitochondrial, which produces MATSIAARISRKAAASAFSAHRHVISSRCFATESAKTISPSSDRVKWDYRGQRKIIPLGQWVPKVAVDAYVAPNVVLAGQVTVYDGASVWNGCVLRGDLNKITVGFCSNVQERCVIHAAWSSPTGLPAETSIERFVTIGAYSLLRSCTIEPECIIGQHSILMEGSLVETHSILEAGSVVPPGRRIPTGELWAGNPARFVRALTHEETLEIPKLAVAINDLSKEHFSEFLPYSTVYLEVEKLKKSLGINI; this is translated from the exons ATGGCGACATCCATAGCAGCTCGCATCTCCAGGAAGGCCGCGGCCTCTGCTTTCTCCGCTCACCGTCATGTAATCTCATCCCGTTGTTTCGCCACGGAGTCGGCGAAAACGATCTCGCCGTCGTCGGATCGAGTCAAGTGGGACTACAGGGGCCAAAGGAAGATAATCCCTCTCGGACAGTGGGTCCCTAAGGTCGCCGTCGACGCTTATGTGGCACCTAATGTCGTCTTGGCCGGTCAAGTAACCGTCTACGACGGAGCGTCGGTGTGGAACGGCTGCGTCCTACGTGGAGATCTCAACAAGATCACCGTTGGATTCTGCTCTAATGTCCAGGAACGCTGCGTCATTCACGCCGCTTGGTCCTCACCTACCG GACTTCCAGCTGAGACATCAATTGAGAGGTTTGTGACAATTGGTGCATACAGTCTCTTGAGGTCATGCACAATTGAACCGGAGTGCATTATCGGACAGCATTCTATTCTCATGGAAGGTTCCTTGGTGGAAACACACTCAATCCTTGAAGCTGGTTCCGTAGTACCTCCAGGCAGGAGAATCCCAACCGGCGAACTTTGGGCAGGTAATCCAGCCAGGTTTGTTCGAGCTCTAACCCATGAAGAAACCTTAGAAATCCCTAAACTCGCGGTAGCAATCAATGACCTGAGCAAAGAACATTTCTCAGAGTTCCTTCCATACTCAACAGTATATTTGGAAGTTGAGAAGCTCAAGAAGTCCCTGGGAATAAATATTTGA
- the LOC108484983 gene encoding uncharacterized protein LOC108484983, translating into MADWGPVIVATVLFVLLSPGLLFQIPAKNKVVEFGNMQTNGASIFVHSIIYLGLITIFLIALDLHIYVYD; encoded by the coding sequence ATGGCGGATTGGGGTCCGGTAATAGTAGCGACCGTGCTGTTTGTGTTGCTAAGTCCCGGACTGTTGTTTCAGATACCGGcgaagaacaaggttgtggagtTCGGAAACATGCAAACCAATGGAGCTTCCATTTTCGTTCATTCCATTATCTACCTTGGTCTCATTACTATCTTCCTTATCGCCCTTGATCTTCATATTTACGTTTATGATTAA